One Chlorobaculum limnaeum genomic window carries:
- a CDS encoding AAA domain-containing protein, which yields MTGLNDETETIMDVNPRDLLTRLLDYIEEQAREIDPRAFRLSNTRGFLKLRTDLAGLPGVEFDISVEGDHFWLRVHRLEAHKPPVPDERYNALIRFSDDPAGAEPSIDELAFKAHLLPAAEDRKAEEIEALERQHREPLEEALARYAALWRAWSEGEKPRRETIDLYGALFAIKHQLEAEETARPTELVWGIGIASWQLTWQESQSKVSRVDFEYPLLTQQMEVGIDEATMALCLRPRATDTRYEGDAFASCMGRVAVEVERAARQQIELNQERPVTPFDPGSFTDILKLVATNMDSSGAYRPLPEGYGTAPPPGEHLVVTDSWALFTRPRSNNYLLDDLQSLRTRLAEGCDIPNGPAAFVTLPSDEPVPFGNISFRGLSGYVPGHGNGETRELFFPLPYNQEQVTIVKQLEQAEGVAVQGPPGTGKTHTIANIICHYLATGRRVLVTSKGEPALAVLQGKIPEEVQPLTVAMLTGDRESLRQFENSINAIQARVSQLNPELTREEIERCTSRIDRAHAELVSIDSRIDDIAGTQLAEVQVEGQPMRAQELAELVIGGQAEHGWFDDEISLAPEFAPPLTDEEAGRLRQARRKLGSDLVYVNASLPSADDLPQPDDISQLHAVLVRMHEIGRLVDEGALPALKAATPEVLDEERQLLGAIDAVHSILKEIDELGESWAHQVRQRCRQQTFQAERQALEALFDEIAALTEARAAFLQRPVEIPPEALGSPKVSEAVERGADTGKPFGFIAFGNHEVKAVVSKVRVAGLPPSSAEAWQHVKSFMALHLRVVSFLTRWNQFAPALSAPVLEGGVGDLRRIEIVASTARKAHQLATQHDVTLVRRAEAVFAQPPVKLLHGTSEEIARVREHLTVHLSRADLAKAATQLSTLKAKLAGTSGPVSEKLAALVDGELGNDALAAERVAAEYATLLGELRRIRALSPELAFVHEAAGRFAQAGAPKFAARVRSVPVAQTGEETALPVNWRMAWSWARVKCHLERIESRDELVKLSARRRDLEEGLSKLYREMVALAAWMETKRNASPRVLQALQGYATAIRRIGRGTGPNATRHRRDARHHMTSAAGAIPCWIMSHAKVSESMPADIGAFDLVIVDEASQSDIWALPAILRGKTILVVGDDKQVSPDAGFVSAERVQELRDRFLAEQPFREAMTPGSSLYDLAARVFAARQVMLREHFRCVPPIIAYSNRTFYKGAIQPLRIPKGSERIEPPLVDVHIENGVRNLDGCNREEASFIADEIAALLASERFEGRTIGVVSLLGMEQAKYIDTLVRNRCNTAELFRRKFECGDARTFQGSERDIMFLSMVVDPANCKALSGNMFEQRFNVAASRARDRMYLVRSVTASHLSDKDLRVSLLQHFDKPLVADKEEAEVLIDRCESGFEREVYTALVERGYRVIPQVKTGAYRIDMVVEGAGDMRLAIECDGDEFHGPDRWPHDLARQRVLERAGWTFWRCFASTWRLHQDEVLGELTERLSAMGIEPLGSITRAPKLVEKRSLIVSVYEESPR from the coding sequence ATGACCGGCCTCAACGATGAAACGGAAACGATAATGGATGTAAACCCGCGCGATCTGCTCACCCGTCTGCTTGACTATATCGAGGAACAGGCCAGGGAGATCGACCCCCGCGCTTTCAGACTGTCGAATACCAGAGGATTTCTCAAGCTTCGAACCGATCTCGCCGGTCTGCCGGGCGTTGAATTTGACATCAGCGTCGAGGGCGACCACTTCTGGTTGCGCGTCCATCGACTCGAAGCGCACAAGCCTCCGGTGCCCGACGAGCGATATAACGCGCTCATCCGCTTCAGCGACGATCCGGCGGGAGCAGAACCATCCATCGACGAACTGGCGTTCAAAGCGCATCTCCTGCCCGCCGCTGAAGACAGAAAGGCAGAGGAGATCGAGGCGCTGGAGAGGCAACATCGCGAGCCGCTCGAAGAGGCGCTCGCCCGCTATGCAGCGCTCTGGCGCGCATGGTCGGAGGGCGAAAAGCCGCGCCGCGAGACAATCGATCTTTACGGAGCGTTGTTCGCCATCAAGCACCAGCTCGAAGCCGAAGAGACGGCAAGGCCCACCGAACTTGTCTGGGGCATTGGAATCGCGAGCTGGCAGTTGACGTGGCAGGAGTCGCAGAGCAAGGTTTCCCGGGTCGATTTCGAGTATCCGCTGTTGACGCAGCAGATGGAGGTCGGCATCGACGAGGCGACGATGGCGCTCTGTTTGCGTCCGCGAGCCACCGATACCCGCTACGAGGGCGATGCATTTGCAAGCTGCATGGGGCGAGTAGCCGTCGAGGTCGAGCGGGCGGCGCGTCAGCAGATCGAACTGAATCAGGAGCGCCCCGTCACGCCGTTCGATCCCGGCTCTTTTACGGATATTCTGAAGCTCGTCGCCACCAACATGGACAGCTCCGGCGCGTACCGGCCTTTGCCGGAAGGATATGGAACCGCGCCGCCGCCGGGCGAGCATCTCGTCGTTACCGATTCGTGGGCGCTGTTCACGCGGCCCCGCTCGAACAACTATCTTTTGGACGATTTGCAAAGCCTCAGGACGCGCCTCGCGGAGGGGTGTGACATTCCGAACGGTCCGGCCGCATTCGTCACGCTGCCATCGGACGAGCCGGTGCCGTTCGGGAACATCAGCTTCCGGGGGCTGTCGGGGTATGTCCCGGGTCATGGCAATGGCGAGACTCGGGAGCTGTTCTTCCCGCTGCCGTACAACCAGGAGCAGGTCACCATCGTCAAGCAGCTCGAACAGGCCGAGGGCGTCGCGGTGCAGGGGCCGCCCGGCACCGGCAAGACGCATACCATCGCCAATATCATCTGCCACTACCTCGCCACCGGCAGGCGCGTGCTCGTGACCTCGAAGGGCGAACCGGCGCTCGCGGTTCTGCAAGGCAAGATTCCCGAAGAGGTGCAACCGCTGACCGTGGCGATGCTTACCGGTGACCGTGAAAGCCTGCGGCAATTCGAGAACTCGATCAACGCGATTCAGGCGCGTGTCTCGCAGCTCAATCCGGAGCTCACGCGCGAGGAGATCGAGCGTTGCACGAGCCGCATCGACCGGGCGCACGCCGAACTCGTGAGCATCGACAGCCGCATCGACGACATCGCCGGAACGCAACTTGCCGAGGTGCAGGTCGAAGGCCAGCCGATGCGCGCCCAGGAGCTCGCCGAACTGGTCATCGGCGGCCAGGCAGAACATGGCTGGTTCGACGACGAAATCTCGCTTGCGCCGGAATTCGCGCCGCCGCTCACGGATGAGGAGGCTGGACGGCTTCGCCAGGCGCGGCGCAAGCTCGGCAGCGATCTCGTGTATGTCAATGCCAGCTTGCCGTCGGCGGACGACCTGCCGCAACCGGACGATATTTCGCAGTTGCACGCCGTGCTGGTGCGGATGCACGAAATCGGGCGGCTGGTCGATGAAGGCGCGTTGCCTGCCCTGAAAGCGGCGACGCCCGAAGTGCTCGACGAGGAGCGGCAGCTTCTGGGCGCTATCGATGCGGTGCATTCGATCCTGAAAGAGATCGACGAACTCGGCGAGAGCTGGGCGCACCAGGTGCGGCAGCGATGCAGGCAACAAACATTCCAGGCCGAACGCCAGGCGCTCGAAGCGCTGTTCGACGAGATCGCGGCCCTGACGGAGGCTCGCGCGGCATTTCTGCAACGCCCGGTCGAGATTCCGCCGGAAGCGCTCGGCTCGCCGAAGGTGAGCGAGGCGGTAGAGCGCGGGGCGGATACCGGAAAGCCGTTCGGGTTTATCGCTTTTGGCAATCACGAGGTCAAGGCGGTGGTGTCGAAAGTCAGGGTGGCGGGCTTGCCGCCGTCGAGCGCCGAAGCGTGGCAACATGTCAAAAGCTTCATGGCGCTGCATTTGCGCGTCGTCTCGTTCCTGACGCGCTGGAACCAGTTCGCGCCAGCGCTCTCCGCTCCGGTGCTGGAGGGCGGCGTCGGCGACCTGCGCCGCATCGAGATTGTCGCCTCGACGGCCCGCAAAGCGCACCAGCTCGCCACGCAGCATGATGTCACGCTCGTGCGCCGCGCGGAGGCTGTGTTCGCGCAGCCCCCGGTGAAGCTGCTGCACGGAACATCGGAAGAGATCGCCAGGGTCAGGGAGCACCTGACGGTTCATCTGAGCCGCGCGGATCTGGCGAAGGCGGCGACGCAGTTGTCAACCCTGAAGGCCAAACTGGCAGGCACTTCCGGTCCCGTTTCGGAAAAGCTCGCTGCTCTCGTCGATGGCGAACTCGGAAACGACGCGCTTGCTGCGGAACGAGTAGCCGCAGAATACGCGACGCTGCTCGGCGAGCTTCGGCGCATCAGGGCGCTGAGTCCGGAGCTTGCATTCGTGCACGAAGCCGCAGGCAGATTCGCCCAGGCGGGAGCGCCGAAGTTCGCTGCCCGCGTGCGTTCGGTGCCGGTGGCGCAAACCGGCGAAGAGACGGCGCTTCCGGTCAACTGGCGCATGGCCTGGAGCTGGGCGCGGGTCAAATGCCACCTCGAACGGATCGAGTCGCGCGATGAACTGGTGAAGCTGTCGGCTCGCCGCCGCGACCTGGAAGAGGGGCTTTCGAAGCTCTACCGCGAGATGGTCGCTTTGGCGGCGTGGATGGAAACAAAGCGCAACGCATCGCCGCGCGTGCTTCAGGCGCTGCAGGGCTACGCGACCGCGATCAGGCGCATTGGCCGCGGCACAGGCCCCAATGCGACACGCCATCGCCGGGATGCGCGGCACCACATGACCAGCGCCGCTGGCGCGATTCCGTGCTGGATCATGAGCCACGCCAAGGTGTCGGAGTCGATGCCCGCCGATATTGGAGCCTTCGACCTCGTCATCGTGGACGAGGCGAGCCAGTCGGACATCTGGGCGCTGCCCGCGATTCTGCGCGGCAAGACGATCCTGGTGGTCGGCGACGACAAGCAGGTCTCGCCCGACGCAGGCTTCGTCTCCGCCGAGCGCGTTCAGGAGCTGCGCGACCGCTTCCTCGCGGAACAGCCATTCAGGGAGGCGATGACGCCCGGCAGCTCGCTCTACGACCTGGCGGCGCGGGTTTTCGCGGCGCGGCAGGTGATGCTGCGCGAGCACTTCCGGTGCGTGCCGCCGATCATTGCCTACTCCAACCGGACGTTTTACAAGGGCGCGATCCAGCCGCTGCGGATTCCGAAAGGGAGCGAACGGATCGAACCGCCACTGGTGGATGTGCATATCGAAAATGGCGTCCGAAATCTCGACGGATGCAACCGCGAAGAGGCGAGCTTCATCGCTGACGAAATCGCGGCCCTGCTCGCAAGCGAGCGCTTCGAGGGCCGCACTATCGGCGTGGTGTCGCTGCTCGGTATGGAGCAGGCAAAATATATCGATACGCTCGTGCGCAACCGGTGCAACACCGCCGAACTGTTCCGGCGCAAGTTCGAGTGCGGCGATGCGCGAACGTTTCAGGGCAGCGAGCGCGACATCATGTTCCTCTCGATGGTGGTCGATCCCGCAAACTGCAAAGCGTTGTCGGGCAACATGTTCGAGCAACGCTTCAACGTCGCCGCCAGCCGCGCGCGCGACCGGATGTACCTCGTGCGCTCCGTCACGGCGTCGCATCTCTCCGACAAGGATTTGCGGGTTTCGCTGCTTCAGCACTTCGACAAGCCGCTCGTCGCCGACAAGGAGGAGGCGGAAGTGCTCATCGACCGGTGCGAATCGGGCTTCGAGCGGGAGGTGTACACCGCGCTGGTGGAGCGCGGCTATCGCGTGATTCCGCAGGTGAAGACGGGGGCATACCGCATCGACATGGTTGTCGAAGGCGCGGGCGACATGCGCCTCGCCATCGAGTGCGACGGCGACGAGTTCCACGGCCCCGACCGCTGGCCGCACGATCTCGCCCGCCAGCGGGTTCTGGAGCGCGCGGGCTGGACATTCTGGCGCTGCTTCGCCTCCACGTGGCGGCTGCACCAAGACGAAGTGCTCGGCGAACTCACCGAACGCCTGTCAGCAATGGGCATCGAGCCGCTCGGCTCGATAACGAGAGCGCCGAAGCTCGTCGAAAAACGGTCGCTGATCGTCTCGGTGTATGAAGAATCGCCTCGCTGA
- a CDS encoding tetratricopeptide repeat protein, with protein MTQSQNSDRTWAESLESAARYFTHTVGGAFRFAVTSDELVQRRFNAELQQVLRGKETPVQIHDWSKASPPDMYPAEQLRRLKAARPDTKGIICIGLERAMRESPEMLTLLNFAREALSDVGVPILFWISFRTLPLMSRFAIDLYNQRIGANLYFEHDAESADADGSAMRFIAHETVAANQDLRPLEARLKLLEKQFDELKKIQSPEKMANDIVLELLKVYVQIPGMSRMVQSLMDEYGMLIDLEKPGRCFDMATIYEYLGDVQKAEQHYHQALKQYRILVEQNPQAWLRDLALTLNNLANLQWNQNDYDSAEKGYREALDIRRDLAASNSQKCLPDVAATLNNLAKLQWSRNDYDSAEKGYREALDIRQKLAASNPQKYLPDVATTLNNLAVLQWSQNNYDLAENGYLEALGVYKALAASNPQIYLPEVAMTLNNLAALQQTRKGYDLAEKGYNEALCLYRELAESNSQTYLPDVALTLSNMGLLYQTGLPDREKSLACAQEALSILLPLKERLPKTRESFERAKQVVENWGLDPDEFIANLNISQPETPANGTSSAEHE; from the coding sequence ATGACGCAGTCACAGAATTCTGATCGCACCTGGGCGGAGAGTCTCGAAAGCGCGGCGCGCTATTTTACGCATACGGTGGGCGGCGCGTTCCGGTTTGCGGTGACCAGTGACGAGTTGGTGCAGCGGCGGTTCAATGCGGAGCTTCAGCAGGTTTTGCGTGGCAAGGAGACGCCGGTGCAGATTCACGACTGGTCGAAGGCCTCACCACCCGATATGTATCCTGCCGAGCAGCTCCGGCGCTTGAAGGCGGCCCGTCCCGATACGAAGGGGATTATTTGCATCGGCCTCGAACGCGCCATGCGCGAGAGTCCGGAGATGCTGACGTTGCTTAACTTTGCGCGGGAGGCGCTGTCCGATGTTGGTGTGCCGATTCTCTTCTGGATTTCATTCCGCACCCTGCCGCTCATGAGCCGCTTCGCCATCGACCTCTACAACCAGCGGATCGGCGCGAATCTCTACTTCGAGCACGACGCCGAAAGCGCCGACGCCGACGGCTCCGCCATGCGCTTCATCGCCCACGAAACCGTTGCTGCAAACCAGGACCTTCGCCCGCTCGAAGCCCGCCTGAAACTGCTGGAAAAGCAGTTCGACGAGCTGAAGAAGATTCAATCGCCCGAAAAAATGGCCAACGATATTGTGCTTGAGCTGTTGAAGGTGTATGTGCAGATTCCGGGGATGAGCAGGATGGTTCAATCGCTGATGGATGAGTATGGAATGTTGATTGATCTTGAGAAGCCTGGCCGATGCTTTGATATGGCTACGATTTACGAATATCTCGGTGATGTTCAAAAAGCTGAACAGCACTATCATCAGGCATTGAAACAGTATCGTATTCTTGTCGAGCAGAATCCGCAGGCTTGGTTGCGGGATTTGGCACTGACACTAAACAATTTGGCAAATCTGCAATGGAATCAAAACGACTATGATTCAGCGGAAAAGGGGTACCGAGAAGCGCTTGATATCAGGCGAGATTTGGCCGCAAGCAATTCGCAGAAGTGCCTGCCAGATGTGGCTGCGACGCTGAACAATCTTGCGAAATTGCAATGGAGTCGAAACGATTATGATTCAGCAGAAAAGGGGTACCGGGAAGCCCTGGATATCAGGCAAAAACTAGCTGCAAGCAATCCGCAGAAGTACCTGCCAGATGTGGCTACGACGCTGAACAATCTTGCTGTGCTGCAATGGAGCCAAAACAACTATGACTTAGCGGAAAATGGGTACTTAGAAGCGTTAGGAGTTTATAAGGCACTGGCTGCAAGTAATCCGCAGATTTACCTGCCGGAGGTTGCCATGACGCTGAATAATCTTGCTGCGTTACAACAGACACGAAAGGGCTACGATTTGGCAGAAAAAGGATACAATGAAGCGTTGTGTCTCTATAGGGAACTTGCTGAAAGTAATTCGCAGACCTATCTACCGGATGTAGCTTTGACGCTCAGCAACATGGGATTGTTGTATCAAACCGGGTTGCCCGACAGGGAGAAGTCATTAGCCTGTGCTCAGGAGGCGTTGTCTATTCTTTTGCCTTTGAAAGAGCGTCTTCCGAAAACTCGAGAGTCTTTTGAACGGGCAAAGCAAGTCGTCGAAAACTGGGGTCTTGATCCCGATGAATTCATTGCCAACCTGAACATTTCCCAGCCAGAAACTCCTGCCAACGGTACCTCTTCTGCTGAACACGAATAA